From the genome of Anopheles funestus chromosome 2RL, idAnoFuneDA-416_04, whole genome shotgun sequence:
tcaaaagtttGATTTATAATCCCTTTTTCGTTTTACTTACTGCGTcgacaaaaggaaaataaaatatcgatCATGGAACTTTGAAGCTTATCACGCTGCCCAGCACTGAGATGACAGTTATGAACGATGAGCGTCGTCCCTCTGCAATGTTCCTCCGGTCGTGATGAAATGAGGcgaaaaattaagaaattatcatcgcttttcattttattctatCATTCCATCCGTGCGACGGACGGTAGCAAGGAAAGGAAGAACATGTATTTCCCACCGACAACCGTTTCGCATCTCCACGCTATCGATGGCGGACATCGAAATGACGTAAGCTATCACCGGACTATCTgctgcctttttttgtgtgccatcATTTGCATACGCCAGACAGCAAGCAAACTTTGTTCGGTTCCTTTTGGCCCTGATTTACCGCTGGCCGTAGGGTCACGATTCGAAGCCGGCTGGATATGAACTTGATTGCCGTGCTGTGTAAGTTTTTGCAGCTGACTACCCTGTCAATGATGCTCGGTAAACTTCAATACCATCCAGAGCGAGGTGAAGAGGCCAGCGAGCCTTTCCTTTCAAGCTGTCGGCGGAAAGCTCAATATTATACTgaagtttattgaaaatatgCAAAGCTGATTTAGCTCCTTTGATTTGGGAGTTTCTTCACATTCAGTTTGAACGGGACCGATGAACGTAAAAATTGGCGTGCGATGTTTAATGAAAcacaaagaaagaagaagaaaaaaagcaaatgactaaaaagaacttttcttttcttcaggAGAAAGTGCTGAACGGACAGTATAATTTTCACTGTAATAAAaggttcttttttaatttgatcaaATTTGTTTACGTTGCAGAGAAGATTGTGCAACGTTGTAGAAAACTTATTTATgacaaaattgataaaaatcgtaaaattttGTAGCTACCTACAtggttgaaaaaataaataaataaatacaacgAATTTCGAAACATGCTGAACACATAAaacttttgttatttttgagttGAGTAATTATTGGGTTGACCAATAaatgatttataaaaaaaaattgtagtaTAATACATTGAATGCAGTCGTTCGATCATTAGCTTTAAATAACGATCTTTTTAAAATGCGATCATCTAATTCAAATCTTTCGTCGATTATTCATGTTGATCGTGTTACCCAAGTACCAAAGGAGATATGAAACGCGcttcaaaaattaataatctgTTTAACGATTTTTACAGTAAATGGCGATAATATTCACACAATAAAACGTTGCTGCTGCTATGAGCAACAAAGATAAAAGGGTAGGAGAATAaagcataaataaaacaaacaaattgtgttaccatgaaacatttcattttgtcGATCGAAGCAACCACGTTTCCGCTCGTCGAGCTTTCAGAGTAGCTTACATCACAATGGTAACGTTGATCGTGGTTCGGTCAAACGTGATcgtatttatttcattatttgtacAGCGGCACACAGAATCAAATGTTCTTTGTCAAAGAGTTTTCATAAAgaaccaaaaatgaaaataaatttactgcTTAGCTAATTACATAtaacaaattatttgttttgaatgtttaaacaaagaactgaaaaattaaatataatgatttattttattactcaGTTTACTCATTACTCGcctttaaaaatatcatcacaAACCGTTACTGTTTGGAAAAGCTAGAACGGTacattgtttattttcatattgAAGTAATGAAACATCagtaaattattattagaaaaaattataagaaagaataaaatatcaaatttataatatGCTAGGTAAAGGTTTAAGAAACAGAATGAGAAGTATGCTTTATATAGATGAAGTCATTTTAGGTAAGCAATTGatttatgatttaaattagaaaatcaGGTAAAGTTTTATATTCCTGATTCCTCATCATAAGCATACATTTGAATCGATGCTTTTGGATTGtgatgttttaataaaactaCTCATTATACCAAATGCGATATTTTTAGAACCTCATACTTTAAGATAGAATCATTGGTCAATCTTTGGATTTATAAGTACGCTTAGCTGGATAGTCTGTGCTGTGTTTAGACAAATAATTCAGATACTACTAAACTGCCCTATAGGAGGTATATCCGTATACGATAGAAAGGAATTCTAATGGGAAATATCCGTTTATCAGAGTGAATCTTCCAAACTAGTAGCAGTTGGGGACGGAAGAGAAATGAAACACCatcgaaaaaacacacaatcacaTGTAGGTATGCATCCTTCCATGTATTACTCCTTGCAATTTGGAATCCGGAATTGTCATCGCTTCGGAACTCCGACTGGGAAAAGTGAAAGTTTTGCAATTTAATGtataaaatacacacacacacaagtgaCTCGATACCCGGTGAAAGCATAGCATAATCGGAATTGCGCACAGCTACTCTCGTTTCATCGCGGGTGGTCAAAAGTTCTTGTATGCAGTTTGTGTGAAGCAATTGCTTCATTGCGGTACATTCGGTTCCACTGCATCGTTTCGAAACTAGAATCGCATTAATAGCCACGTTCTAGGCAAGGATTATTTAGGGTCTATAAATACCGATTGTTTCCGGTGCACAAATGAGGTTTAAATGAGGTTATAAATTATATCAGCTCATCCTCCCGAAATCTAGCAGAACCGCTCGGTTCGGTGagcataaattaataaaagccTAACCCGAATGCAACGCGTAGCGGATCGCTAACGCAAAGAACTGCACCACGTCCCAAAAGCTCGTTCGAATGGTGgtggtttgaaaataattggCTGAAGCTTACAAACATCGACCGAGAACAGGGTATGCATTCCGGGCGAAGAATAAATCTCGGTCCCGCAATCGAGATAATCATGTGAGCGCTAGATAGTGGTAATaattgccaaaacaaaaagaggaaTCCTCAGGCCCCACGCAATTAACACACTTCTCAACCGAAAACGGCATCTCGGCCACTGGCAGATCCACCCGTTGCGGTTGCGGTAGGAGCCGATGGTTTTTATTGGATGACGgtggaataaaattatatgGACTGGGGATGAGAATCGTGGACCGGTTTTACCTTTTGCTGCTCTATTCCGATATCAATCCCTCACACGAGGACGCTCGAGGTACGAGGCGTGAAGGGGGTGGTGTTTGGAgagaaatcaaaaataaaatcccgaACGCACTTTCCGTGGCCATCACCGGGTTACCGTAGAGCATAACCAGTCCGTGACGTTATCGAAATGATCGTGCTACGATAAACAAGTAGTCGGGGCTCCGTGCACGCAAAAAACCCGTCAACATGTGTCCCATTTGAATGCCGTCACCCAATAACGGAACCAACGAATGTCACTAATGTGCCCGAAAGGGGCGGTAAATTCCGCTGCCACCCACTTACTGCCCCCTTCCAAGCAAAATCCCGAAATGAGGTCAGAACGTTTCGCTTTCGATTGGCCGTTGGTGAACGTGACTTTGGATGTGGCGGCGATGTTGCGTGCCGTGGCGTTTCCGGTTACCGAGCGTTACACTGGAAAGGTTTCCCCCCGTGCGGTGAAAGGAGCTTGAGCTCGATCAAGCTGTGACATTTCTTTCCTTACGCTGCCATAAGAAGCGCCCACCCACACGGTTCGGGCGCTCATAGAGCAACACCGGCCAGGAATGGAAGCCCCTGCCAAAACTGTGGCGACCTGCAGTTGGATGACTCGCGACGGTTGGTTGGATGTACTTTCCGTAActttattttcacattttttctttatttcttttgatttcTGCTCTTATTGCCTCTTGCATTTCTCACTTGCTCTTCTTATTTACAATGGTTTATGTATGACGGGGTGGGGGTGGtggtttcttgtttgttttgtgcttatGCGTTTTGCGTACAAGATTGTAGTCTCGGGATCCTCCCGGAAGAGGTTCCCGTTTCCGTTCCTGTTGGTTTGCTGCTTGTTTGTCGGAGTGGTTTTGGTAGCtgggttgcctttttttttatttcctttaccCATCGAGTGACGATACGGCCACGAAGAGGACTGTGTCGGAAGGATGAAGGTGAAACGTGAAAGCTGTGGAGAAGAAATTCACTCCGCCTTCGGTACGGTTCTGAGCATAATTGCCTTTGAGGGGGAGCCGTGAACAGTTAAGTGAATTTTCCCCCACGGGGTTGGTGAGAACGTAAGGTGGCAAGCAGATTGCAAACCACCGTACgctcacaaaacacaaaattatgCCCAGGAAGGCACCCCTTCGCCGAGAGTTAAGGCTAACGGTTGCGATCAGCTAATGCCTCACGGATACAAATTGTCCGCGAATCGCGCAACGGAACCGGAGTCGGTTCTGCTTTTTCCCCAATTTCTTCTCGTGTCTGCTTTCGCGCTCATGCCTCCGGCCCACCCATATCGTCACTTCATGTCTGTACAGATGAAAAGCTAGCTGGCTAGAAGACTAGAACCCAAAATTCGGTAGAATTGggtttaattgaaaaacaaaacaaaacaaaaaataaactacatGCTCAACGGATGCTTGCGATGTAAGCGGACTCTGTAAGCAGGCCGCTCTGCAAAGCCCCGAAGGCAAAAACAAGTGCAGAATGGGAAGAACGTTGATAGTAATGTCTAGTGAGTGGAGAGATGGATGTGAGAACTGGTCGGGCTCGGGTCCGGGGTGCGTCTTCTTGTAGTAAAGAAAATCGGTCCACCCCGAAACCCCCCGGATGGGCCCGCTTACTAACTCTATATCGATTTGGGACGCCGGATCGAATTACCTCAATCGGCCTTGGTCGCGTAGATTGGAGCGAGATTGTAAGGATTATAGTAGACTAGATCGAAGAATAGTGCTCGAAGTGGGTGAGTGTGGATTTAAAGTTAAACGTTAAAGGTACAGACCGTTGCCGCACGTTTTTGGTAGCTGAAGGTAGCAATCGCCTTGGCAAaggtagtagtaatagtagtaaaaACATAGCAGTTATAGTAATAGTAATAGCAGCTATCAGAGTGATCAGTGAtcagtgtgtgtttggtaCGAGATTCGATCACGCGCATGATCGAAGGGGCCTCTTTCAGGTCGAGTATGAAGGAGGAAATGGTATGCGTGTGCAATATACGCGTGTATGTGTTGCAAATGTGCGTGcgcgagtgtgtgcgtgtgtgagtgtgtctaGTGCGGGACTGTAGCGGTCCTGTCGGTAGAGCAAAACATggtcacaacaaaacaaatgaacaaatcaATTCCTCATCTATCGGCTAAGTTAATAAATTAATCTCGATCGCGGGCGACACACCTGGGGTTGTTCCAGGTGTGACAAACCCGTGCGGCGTGTGGCCGCTAGGCGTTAATAAATTAAAGGGATCGTTCTGCTGCACGGATCGCTCGGCTGCTTTACTTTCGCACCGGCTTGTGACCGGCGTAGGCGATCGAGTGAGCGGGCTGGCTGTGGGAACCGTAGTCACCGTATCCGCTCGACTCCCAGCCACCGGACGAACCGTGGTACGAGGTGTGATCATCCTTCTTCGACAGGAGCTTCTTCAGGAACAGGAACTTGGACAGGACGAGCGCAATCACCGACACGATCAGCGCCTTCTTGGCGATCAGCGCAATGCCGAGCAGGGCCAAGATGGCCAGACCGACGATCTTCAGCTTCACCAGTCCGAGGATGGGCAGGAGCGCCTTCAGGATCTTCTTCTTGCCGCGAGCCTCGGCGACCATCGCGCGCATCTGTCCCTTCACTTCCTCCGGGATGACGGTGGACAGGCTGCGGGCAGCACCGGCCATATCGAGGTTCAGCGAGCGCTCGCGCAGGAAGCTGACCGAGCGTTCGAACACGTAGTTCTCCAGTGCATCCTCACGCGTCTCCACACTGTTGGCCGACTCAATCTGGGCACTGTCGGCGCTGTACGAGCGGGAATCCCGACCGGCCGTCTTAACGAACGACAGGCCACCGGCCAGGCTGATCTGTGGCTGGTCGAAGAAGTCGCGTGCCTTGCGGTAGaactggaaagaaaatcaGTCGTCAGTATCTCTGTCGTCAGCAGCAGGGTTTCAATGTTACACGTGTTGCTATTAATGTCTAATTAGTTAAATGTAATCAATCTTGACGAAACATTTGTGGAGTCTCATCTTGTGGATGGCAAATTGATCAGCTCAGTGCGTGATCGAATCGTTGTGGGGGTATATACTTTAAAAGTCAAAGATACGGAAATCCTCTATGGAAATTCGCTTTTTAATGATATTGCGGGTTGATTTCTTTTCCTCCTAAACATGAATGGTTTTCAAGATGAATGTAAAACAGAGGAACTGCACTATTTGCGCCAGCACTGGAtaaagtgttgttttgtttgatttgctaCTGCAATCGATCAGAGATATTCAATCGTCAGCTCCTTTCTTGCGACACAGTTTTTATCGCTccaaattttcaccatcaGAATACACAAACTGCCACGTATCGATTTGATTACAACACACAATTCCTGCACCAGGTTTTAGCAACTGTCCTTGAAATTCACTTTTCTCCCATTTCCCGGTCACATCGCCCCCATCAACGCTTATCGCTAAACACACTCGTATGTCGTACCGTGAGCTGCAGGCAGGCGATCGAATCCTTTTCCAAACACTCCTTGAAGTCCTGGGCCGCGGCCAGGGCGCACACACTCAGCACACAGATTAACAGCTTCATGGTGAAACACGTGTGCGTGGGGAAGGTTAGCGGGTAAGAACGTGCACTAGGGCAAAGTTGAGCAAGCGAACTGTAAACGGTTACTGCTGTGCTTTTAGGACACACACTAGCGCTGcgctttgggtttttggggctCCTCACCGGTACGGAACTAAACACGGATTGACAATTTTCCACACGCTACCGAGGTGTTTATAAGAGGCTGGCGTGCCCGATACCCTCTCTCTTCGTAGTAGCGCTTTCTCCTGCTGTGTTTCCCACTCGCTCAATCGCACTCACACGCCTCCGTTCGCCATCCGTCTCGTTCTCTTTTCTCCTGATCTGAGCGATGGTGATCGCGGATCGTGGAATCGTCCGGGTGGCTTCGCCTATGCTCTTCTCTTCTTTTGCAGGGTGCGAAGGTGGTGGCGCTtgcgcacgcacacactggGACGCACGCGCTCAGCATCAGGGGTGCCTTGCAGCCTCAGCCCATTCCAGAGTCCGGGATGGTTTCCGAGGCGGCCACGCTGTTGAAGCTTTCTTCGGGGCTTTCTTTCTTGCTGGGCAGCTGCTCTTCGTCTTTCTGCTCTGCTCGGAGGGGGAGGGGTGGCAGTAATGGGGGGAAGGGGGGTGGGGAATTGGGGGCTGTTTAGCCCGGATGTCGATTTTTTCGTCCCTTACGTTTGCATCGCTTGCTTGCGTCTCACCATTACCCCCCGGCGGGAGGCAGCTTCGAATCGATTCacaaatatttacattctCCTACTTCTGTTACCGCTCAGTTTGGCGAACGGGTTCGTTGATTTTTGTAAGTTGGTACGTTGAAactgagtgtttttttgtagttgttttTCGTTCCGTTCCTTTTCTGGTCAGCGAAAGCGTGTGTTCATTCTTGGTCGCTTCACTTAcatgtttgtgtatgaatGTAGTATTTTTCTATATGCTTCTGCTGCCtatggatgatgatgaagaggaTTCGCACGGGTTGTCCCCGGAGGTTTCACACTTTTTGGGCGGAAATTCGACGACGATCAAATTAGTGGCCCTATACCGCGATCAAACCACCatcccgggggtttcttttgttttggaacCGAACCGCTGATTAGACGACAAGCATTCCACGGAGTGAGAGTTTAACAGTCGCGGATCTcccgaaacaacaaaatgcgGGTGTGTGGAAGATCGATTACGGGCCGAAGTTTGTCCACCCGGATCTTGAACCCTAAGCAAGCATGCTAGGGGTAACAGCCGTGGGTTAGTTTTCGTAAAGGAGAATTCGAAAACTCAATTGGTACGGTTGTATCCGGTGATGAATCAATGCAGTGCTCGGACGTTTGTAAACATCCGGAATTCAGGTCGACTTAGGtatgtatgtttatttttttcttttccacaacCCATCCACCCACATTCTGTGTATTCGTTGTAAATGGtggcattttattttcacatccAAAAAGGAACTGATGCGAACGAAAATAGAAATAGAGTTTCTTGTTTAACATGGTGTGCTTTAGGGTTCGTGGACTAGAGATGGATCGATATGGGGTTTCGTTTGGaacattgtttgtttatgattgattgattttggaTAACATACagagataatttaaaaaaatccccatcATCCACCTCATTCTTGATTACAAAACTACTGATGAcatttatataaaaactaCAGTAAAAAAATTCCCTAAAAAAGCCCATTGAAAAATGCATTTGtgagatgaaaaaataattaatattaattctgGTAAGGTTTGAGCAACTAGCACACTTTTTCTTATTATGGTTGTAtcgtaaaatgaaattttccttaCATGAAATTAGTGAACAC
Proteins encoded in this window:
- the LOC125761311 gene encoding uncharacterized protein LOC125761311, producing the protein MKLLICVLSVCALAAAQDFKECLEKDSIACLQLTFYRKARDFFDQPQISLAGGLSFVKTAGRDSRSYSADSAQIESANSVETREDALENYVFERSVSFLRERSLNLDMAGAARSLSTVIPEEVKGQMRAMVAEARGKKKILKALLPILGLVKLKIVGLAILALLGIALIAKKALIVSVIALVLSKFLFLKKLLSKKDDHTSYHGSSGGWESSGYGDYGSHSQPAHSIAYAGHKPVRK